From Carettochelys insculpta isolate YL-2023 chromosome 3, ASM3395843v1, whole genome shotgun sequence, a single genomic window includes:
- the DNAAF10 gene encoding dynein axonemal assembly factor 10: MSGAGLEKPQLIAHVQQSLNYTVFECKWVPCSARLLCLGSVPRGTGIIQLYELQSGRLSLLREIEKAKPIKCGTFGATSLQQRYLATGDFGGNLNIWNLEAPEIPVYSVKGHKEIINSIDGVGGLGIGEGAPEIVTGSRDGTVKVWDPRQKDTPVANMEPIQGESKRDCWTVAFGNAYNQEERVVCAGYDNGDIKLFDLKNMSLRWETNIKNGVCSVEFDRKDINMNKLVATSLEGKFHVFDMRTQHPTKGFASISEKAHKSTMWQVRHLPQNRDIFMTSGGAGSLHLWKYEYPAQRSKKDSEGVEMGVAGSVSLLQNVTLSTQPISSLDWSPDKMGLCVCSAFDQTVRVLIVTKLNKV, encoded by the exons ATGTCGGGCGCGGGACTGGAGAAGCCGCAGCTGATCGCGCACGTGCAGCAGTCGCTGAACTACACCGTGTTCGAGTGCAAATGGGTGCCGTGCAGCGCGCGCCTGCTCTGCCTCGGCAGCGTCCCGCGCGGAACCGGCATCATCCAGCTCTACGAGCTGCAGAGCGGCCGCCTCAGCCTGCTGCGCGAG ATTGAAAAGGCCAAACCTATTAAATGTGGAACTTTTGGTGCTACCTCTCTACAGCAGAGATACCTAGCTACTGGAGACTTTGGTGGAAACCTTAATATATG GAACTTGGAAGCTCCAGAGATTCCAGTGTATTCTGTGAAGGGCCATAAAGAAATCATAAATAGTATTGATGGAGTAGGTGGCTTAGGAATTGGAGAAGGAGCACCAGAAATTGTGACTGGGAGTCGAGATG GAACGGTGAAGGTGTGGGATCCAAGACAAAAAGATACACCTGTTGCTAATATGGAACCAATACAAGGCGAGAGCAAGCGAGACTGCTGGACAGTAGCATTTG GCAATGCCTACAATCAAGAGGAGCGCGTTGTGTGTGCTGGCTATGACAATGGGGACATTAAATTATTTGACTTAAAAAACATGTCATTGCGATGGGAAACCAACATTAAGAATGGG GTTTGCAGTGTGGAGTTTGACAGGAAAGATATAAACATGAATAAATTAGTGGCCACATCGCTTGAAGGAAAGTTTCATGTTTTTGATATGAGAACTCAGCATCCAACGAAAGGTTTTGCTTCCATTTCAGAGAAG GCTCACAAATCTACCATGTGGCAAGTTCGGCACCTGCCCCAGAACCGGGATATCTTTATGACTagtggaggagctgggagccttCATCTCTGGAAATA TGAGTATCCTGCTCAGCGCTCAAAGAAGGATTCAGAAGGAGTTGAGATGGGGGTTGCAGGTTCAGTCTCTCTCTTACAGAATGTGACTTTGTCAACACAACCCATTTCCAGCCTTGATTGGAGCCCTGACAAAATGGGTCTGTGTGTCTGCAGTGCCTTTGATCAGACTGTGAGGGTACTGATTGTTACAAAGCTCAACAAAGTTTGA